A region of Deltaproteobacteria bacterium DNA encodes the following proteins:
- a CDS encoding histone deacetylase family protein encodes MALAFVTHSDCLLHEMGEGHPERPERLAAIEDKLITSRLDYVISRHEAPLATREQLLRVHDRAYLDSLEQIAPFAGMVQIDPDTAMNPHTLRAALRAAGAAVLATDLVISGAAEAAFCAVRPPGHHAERARAMGFCFFNNVAVGAAHALESHGLSRVAIADFDVHHGNGTEDMFRDDPRVLMVSTFEHPFYPGSGLEGRSERMVNVPLPAGAGSREFRAAVEQEWLPALESFQPQMLFVSAGFDAHRDDGMAFLRFVEPDYSWVTAHLRRVAEACAGGRIVSLLEGGYDLDVLGRCVAVHLQELIG; translated from the coding sequence GTGGCCCTCGCGTTCGTCACGCATTCCGACTGTCTCCTGCACGAGATGGGCGAGGGACACCCCGAGCGGCCGGAGCGTCTCGCGGCGATCGAGGACAAACTGATTACGTCACGTCTGGATTACGTCATCTCGCGCCACGAGGCGCCGCTCGCGACGCGCGAGCAGCTCCTGCGCGTGCACGACCGCGCCTATCTGGATTCGCTCGAGCAGATCGCTCCGTTCGCGGGAATGGTGCAGATCGATCCCGACACCGCAATGAATCCGCACACGCTGCGAGCTGCGCTGCGCGCCGCGGGAGCCGCCGTCCTGGCCACGGACCTGGTGATCTCCGGCGCAGCGGAAGCCGCCTTCTGTGCGGTGCGCCCTCCGGGTCACCACGCGGAGCGCGCCCGTGCGATGGGGTTCTGCTTCTTCAACAACGTGGCCGTCGGCGCGGCGCACGCGCTGGAATCGCACGGTCTCTCCCGCGTCGCCATCGCCGACTTCGACGTCCATCACGGCAACGGCACCGAGGACATGTTCCGCGACGATCCGCGCGTGCTCATGGTCTCGACCTTCGAGCACCCGTTCTATCCAGGGAGCGGACTCGAGGGCCGCTCGGAGCGGATGGTCAACGTGCCGTTGCCGGCGGGCGCCGGCAGCCGCGAGTTTCGCGCCGCCGTCGAGCAGGAGTGGCTTCCTGCGCTGGAAAGCTTCCAGCCGCAGATGCTGTTCGTCTCGGCCGGCTTCGACGCGCATCGCGACGACGGTATGGCGTTCTTGCGCTTCGTCGAGCCGGACTACTCCTGGGTCACCGCCCATCTCAGGCGTGTCGCCGAGGCTTGCGCCGGCGGGCGGATCGTCTCGCTGCTGGAAGGCGGGTACGATCTCGACGTGCTCGGCCGGTGCGTCGCCGTGCACCTTCAGGAATTGATCGGGTAG
- the pdxA gene encoding 4-hydroxythreonine-4-phosphate dehydrogenase PdxA has translation MMATPVVGITMGDAAGIGPEIIVKALGVKGVYEWCRPVVIGDARRLRKAAEIVGARTSIHAVPDPANAGRRFGEIDCIDIALVPEDLPFGKLSAAAGNAAYHFIARAVELATAGKIAAICTAPLNKEALHAGGHVYPGHTELLAKLSNTPEVSMMLMTPKMRVIHVTTHIGLLDAIEKIEPGLVERTIRRGHEALGRAGITRPRIAVCGINPHAGEHGLFGRGEEEKKIGPAIESLRQRGIGVEGPLPADTLFFRAGRGDFDLVVAMYHDQGHGPVKVLGLEAGVNVTVGLPFVRTSVDHGTAFDIAGTGQADERSMVEALRQAVALAPKA, from the coding sequence TTGATGGCAACTCCGGTCGTCGGAATCACGATGGGCGATGCCGCCGGGATCGGTCCCGAGATCATCGTCAAAGCCCTGGGCGTGAAAGGGGTCTACGAATGGTGCCGTCCCGTCGTCATCGGCGACGCCAGGCGCCTGCGCAAGGCGGCGGAGATCGTCGGCGCCAGGACCTCCATACACGCGGTGCCGGACCCTGCGAACGCCGGCCGGCGTTTCGGCGAGATCGACTGTATCGACATCGCGCTGGTGCCCGAGGATCTTCCCTTCGGGAAGCTGTCGGCGGCAGCGGGAAACGCGGCTTACCACTTCATCGCCCGCGCGGTGGAGCTGGCGACGGCAGGAAAGATCGCCGCCATCTGCACTGCGCCCCTGAACAAGGAAGCCCTGCATGCGGGAGGGCACGTCTACCCCGGGCATACCGAGCTCCTGGCGAAGCTCTCGAACACGCCGGAAGTCTCGATGATGCTGATGACGCCCAAGATGCGGGTGATCCACGTCACCACGCACATCGGGCTCCTCGACGCGATCGAGAAGATCGAGCCCGGCCTGGTGGAACGCACGATCCGGCGCGGGCACGAAGCGCTGGGGCGCGCCGGAATCACGCGTCCGCGGATCGCGGTGTGCGGGATCAACCCGCACGCGGGCGAGCACGGGCTGTTCGGGCGCGGCGAGGAAGAGAAGAAGATCGGCCCGGCCATCGAGTCGCTGCGCCAGCGCGGGATCGGGGTCGAAGGCCCCCTGCCCGCGGATACGCTCTTCTTCCGCGCCGGCCGGGGCGATTTCGACCTGGTAGTCGCGATGTACCACGACCAAGGCCACGGGCCGGTGAAGGTGCTCGGGCTCGAGGCGGGAGTGAACGTCACCGTCGGGCTCCCGTTCGTGCGCACGTCGGTCGATCACGGCACCGCTTTCGACATTGCCGGCACCGGCCAGGCGGACGAACGGAGCATGGTGGAGGCGCTGCGGCAGGCGGTCGCGCTCGCTCCCAAGGCATGA
- a CDS encoding 2-keto-3-deoxygluconate permease (transports degraded pectin products into the bacterial cell), translating into MQVPIKRTIEGVPGGMMIVPLFFGAIIRTLAPGTPTFFGSFTGALFTGALTILAVFYVCMGATIEFRATPYIVKKGGALFAAKVSVAVIAGIILGRIWGEAPVTAGVLAGLSTLAVVAAMNDTNGGLYMALMGQFGSARDVAAYSIMSVESGPFLTMVTLGVAGLSAFPWQALVGAILPLAIGMILGNLDREMRDFLARAVPVMIPFFAFALGANIDLTVVWKAGLLGIFLGVAVVIVTGAALFVVDRLTGGNGVAGLAAASTAGNAAAVPAIVAAANPVYKPAAASATVLVATSVVVTAILVPIVTAWWYRRVGRPGAPKERLTQAQAETASV; encoded by the coding sequence ATGCAGGTCCCCATCAAGCGCACGATCGAGGGCGTCCCGGGCGGGATGATGATCGTCCCGCTCTTCTTCGGCGCCATCATCCGCACTCTCGCGCCGGGCACCCCCACCTTCTTCGGCTCGTTCACCGGCGCGCTCTTCACCGGCGCGCTGACCATCCTCGCGGTGTTCTACGTCTGCATGGGCGCGACCATCGAGTTCCGTGCGACTCCCTACATCGTGAAGAAAGGCGGAGCGCTCTTCGCCGCGAAGGTGAGCGTAGCGGTGATCGCCGGAATCATCCTCGGACGGATCTGGGGTGAAGCGCCGGTGACCGCGGGCGTGCTCGCCGGTCTCTCGACGCTGGCGGTCGTGGCGGCGATGAACGATACCAACGGGGGCCTCTACATGGCCTTGATGGGGCAGTTCGGGAGCGCGCGCGACGTCGCGGCATACTCGATCATGAGCGTCGAATCCGGTCCGTTCCTCACCATGGTGACCCTCGGCGTGGCCGGCCTCTCGGCCTTTCCCTGGCAAGCGCTGGTGGGCGCCATCCTCCCGCTCGCGATCGGCATGATCCTCGGCAATCTCGATCGGGAGATGCGGGACTTCCTCGCGCGCGCCGTGCCGGTGATGATTCCCTTCTTCGCCTTTGCGCTGGGGGCGAACATCGATCTGACGGTAGTGTGGAAGGCGGGCCTGTTGGGGATCTTCCTCGGCGTGGCAGTGGTGATCGTCACGGGCGCCGCGCTGTTCGTCGTGGACCGGCTGACCGGCGGGAACGGAGTCGCCGGGCTGGCGGCAGCCTCGACCGCGGGCAACGCCGCGGCCGTGCCGGCCATCGTGGCCGCCGCGAACCCGGTGTACAAACCCGCGGCGGCGTCCGCCACGGTGCTGGTGGCGACGAGCGTGGTCGTCACCGCCATCCTGGTGCCGATCGTGACCGCGTGGTGGTATCGGCGGGTCGGCCGCCCCGGGGCTCCAAAGGAGCGTCTGACGCAGGCGCAGGCGGAAACGGCCTCGGTGTGA
- a CDS encoding four-carbon acid sugar kinase family protein, whose protein sequence is MPELTIIADDLTGAADCGIAFALAGLPTFVAFGKGPPPGDAQVLALDTDSRAASPEEASRRVHAAAKDAWGRGARTLYKKIDSTLRGHVGEEVAAAVAAGKEAGRRPVVIAAPAFPALGRTTSGGRVFVDGVLLERTEVWRKSGMTGPADIASQLRACGLRVAGADLEAVRSEMLPRGAEAIVCDADREEDLRHVAEAGARLDAAVVWVGSGGLARHLPAALRLRPATTAARRFAPREGPVLALVGSRSSVAREQARELCAQPGTACIELAADALFSEREVPEARNALEAGRDVVLIIGAGDEVDLSHSLRLATALARLAAPLVGRVAGAIATGGDIARALLAALGASGVWLAGEVEPGVPIGITDTEPPLAVVTKAGAFGNPSTLKRCRAALGTRST, encoded by the coding sequence ATGCCGGAGCTGACCATCATCGCCGACGATCTGACCGGCGCAGCGGATTGCGGGATTGCGTTTGCTCTCGCCGGTTTGCCCACCTTCGTGGCTTTCGGAAAAGGACCGCCGCCCGGCGACGCGCAGGTGCTTGCGCTGGATACGGACAGCCGTGCGGCCTCGCCGGAGGAGGCGTCCCGGCGTGTTCATGCAGCCGCGAAGGATGCCTGGGGACGGGGCGCGCGGACGCTGTACAAGAAGATCGATTCCACCTTGCGCGGCCACGTCGGCGAAGAAGTAGCCGCCGCGGTCGCCGCCGGGAAGGAAGCGGGGCGACGACCCGTGGTCATCGCAGCCCCCGCGTTCCCTGCGCTCGGCCGCACGACCAGTGGCGGCAGGGTGTTCGTGGATGGCGTCCTGCTGGAGCGCACCGAAGTCTGGCGCAAGTCGGGGATGACCGGCCCCGCTGACATCGCCAGTCAGCTCCGGGCCTGCGGCCTGCGCGTGGCGGGAGCCGACCTGGAGGCCGTCCGCAGCGAAATGCTTCCGCGCGGAGCGGAGGCCATCGTCTGCGACGCCGACCGCGAGGAGGATCTGCGCCACGTAGCCGAAGCGGGCGCCCGTCTCGACGCCGCGGTCGTCTGGGTCGGCTCCGGCGGACTCGCGCGTCACTTGCCGGCCGCGCTTCGCTTGCGCCCGGCCACCACCGCCGCGCGCCGCTTTGCTCCTCGCGAAGGGCCGGTGCTGGCGCTGGTCGGCAGCCGATCCTCGGTGGCGCGAGAGCAGGCGCGCGAGCTCTGCGCGCAGCCTGGGACGGCGTGCATCGAGCTCGCGGCGGATGCGCTGTTCTCCGAGCGCGAGGTGCCGGAGGCTCGCAATGCCCTGGAGGCGGGCCGCGACGTCGTCTTGATCATCGGCGCCGGCGACGAGGTCGACCTCTCCCATTCGCTTCGCCTGGCGACGGCCCTGGCCAGGTTGGCGGCTCCGCTCGTCGGCCGCGTTGCCGGGGCCATCGCTACCGGCGGCGACATCGCCCGGGCGCTCCTGGCTGCGCTCGGCGCGAGCGGCGTCTGGCTGGCAGGGGAAGTGGAACCCGGTGTCCCGATCGGCATCACCGATACCGAGCCTCCGCTGGCCGTCGTCACCAAGGCGGGAGCATTCGGGAACCCGTCCACGCTGAAGCGCTGCCGGGCAGCGCTCGGCACGAGGAGCACTTGA
- a CDS encoding DNA/RNA non-specific endonuclease — protein sequence MISADLVRPILAIAAFAAGLPSLRCDPGCRNDACGGPHRGAASPTAALHGVAPGGRIGGTIALSADADDDVGVVSVDFAVDGRAFATARQPPWSVTWSSFAADNGAHTLTAIAYDGEGNSGASAPVAITVLNAVGASVSAHTALGLPGAASSSVESVTAYLSVKPQYVVSYDGSRRVPNWVSWELNAQWLGSVARQNDFRTDDTFPEEIPQAQLWDYAGSGWDRGHVCPSEDRTATVSDNRSTFYLTNVVPQADAANGGPWARLEAYLRQLAESGKEIAVVAGGLFGQPQRTIGAGAVAVPSATFKVAVVLDRPGQGIAEVSEQTRVISVLVPNDATVSRSADWRSFRVSARDVENATGFTLFADVPHEVREVLLDRIDREP from the coding sequence CTGATATCTGCCGATCTCGTGCGCCCCATCCTGGCCATCGCCGCCTTCGCTGCCGGTCTTCCAAGTCTCCGCTGCGATCCGGGATGCCGGAACGATGCTTGCGGCGGACCCCACCGCGGCGCCGCGTCACCGACGGCCGCCTTGCACGGCGTGGCGCCCGGCGGACGCATCGGCGGCACCATCGCGCTGAGCGCGGACGCGGACGACGACGTCGGAGTCGTCTCCGTCGATTTCGCGGTCGACGGCCGGGCCTTCGCCACGGCCCGGCAGCCGCCCTGGAGCGTGACCTGGAGCTCCTTCGCCGCCGATAACGGCGCGCACACGCTTACGGCCATTGCCTACGACGGGGAGGGCAACTCGGGCGCCTCGGCTCCCGTCGCAATCACCGTCCTCAACGCGGTGGGTGCCTCCGTCAGCGCCCATACCGCGCTCGGCCTTCCCGGCGCCGCGTCCAGCAGCGTGGAGAGCGTAACCGCTTATCTCTCGGTCAAGCCGCAGTACGTCGTCTCCTACGACGGCTCACGCAGGGTCCCGAACTGGGTGAGCTGGGAGCTGAACGCGCAGTGGCTCGGATCGGTCGCGCGGCAGAACGACTTCCGAACGGACGATACGTTTCCGGAAGAGATTCCGCAGGCGCAGCTCTGGGACTATGCAGGAAGCGGGTGGGACCGCGGCCATGTCTGTCCGTCGGAAGACCGGACGGCCACGGTGTCCGACAACCGCAGCACGTTCTATCTGACGAACGTCGTCCCACAGGCCGACGCCGCGAACGGAGGGCCCTGGGCGCGCCTCGAAGCGTACCTGCGTCAGCTCGCGGAGTCGGGAAAGGAGATCGCCGTCGTGGCCGGCGGGCTGTTCGGCCAGCCGCAGAGGACCATCGGCGCCGGCGCCGTCGCCGTTCCATCGGCGACGTTCAAGGTGGCGGTGGTGCTGGACAGACCGGGGCAGGGCATCGCCGAGGTGAGCGAGCAGACGCGCGTGATCTCCGTGCTGGTTCCGAACGACGCGACAGTCTCGAGGTCAGCCGACTGGCGTTCCTTCCGCGTGAGCGCCCGGGACGTGGAGAACGCCACCGGGTTCACGCTGTTCGCGGACGTGCCGCACGAGGTCCGCGAGGTGCTGCTCGATCGGATCGACCGGGAACCCTAG
- a CDS encoding fatty acid desaturase: MLRYRADRRTLAYLALTTLLTAVNWTLGAVHPVLYPVTLFMFFTTAVISHNHNHLGMWKSKGLNLLTSYWIAIFYGHPAVAWVPTHNQIHHKLNNKPGDSSRSPKWFEGNHLAALLVYPTLTNLAQTKDINAFLKDLWKRDRAAFYSAASEYAVFFGSMAALFVADWRKTLLFFFIPQQVALFSIQVVNYLQHIETDADSQWNHSRNFISRTLNALLFNNGYHTVHHLKPGVHWSELPHLHSQHAASIHSSLLVESWLRYVGYTYFVRPLLRQRAPALPAEEVL; encoded by the coding sequence ATGCTACGCTACCGCGCGGACCGTAGAACGCTCGCCTATCTAGCCCTGACGACGTTGCTCACGGCCGTGAACTGGACGCTCGGGGCCGTGCACCCGGTCCTCTACCCGGTCACGCTGTTCATGTTCTTCACCACCGCGGTGATCAGTCACAACCACAATCATCTCGGGATGTGGAAGTCCAAGGGCCTGAATCTCCTGACCAGCTACTGGATCGCGATCTTCTACGGCCATCCGGCCGTCGCCTGGGTGCCGACGCACAACCAGATCCACCACAAGCTCAACAACAAGCCCGGGGACAGCTCGCGCTCTCCCAAGTGGTTCGAGGGGAACCACCTGGCTGCCCTGCTGGTGTATCCGACCCTGACGAACCTGGCGCAGACGAAGGACATCAATGCCTTCCTCAAGGACCTGTGGAAGCGCGATCGCGCGGCGTTCTACTCCGCCGCATCCGAGTACGCGGTCTTCTTCGGGAGCATGGCGGCGCTCTTCGTCGCCGACTGGCGCAAGACCCTGCTCTTCTTCTTCATTCCGCAGCAGGTCGCGCTCTTCTCCATCCAGGTGGTGAACTACCTGCAGCACATCGAAACTGACGCCGACAGCCAGTGGAACCACTCCCGGAACTTCATCTCGCGGACGCTGAACGCGTTGCTCTTCAACAACGGCTATCACACCGTCCACCACCTCAAGCCCGGCGTTCACTGGTCCGAGCTCCCGCACCTGCACAGCCAGCACGCCGCCTCGATTCATTCCTCCCTGCTGGTCGAGTCCTGGCTGCGGTACGTGGGCTACACGTACTTCGTACGTCCGCTTCTCCGACAGAGGGCGCCGGCGCTTCCCGCCGAAGAGGTGCTCTAG
- a CDS encoding porin family protein, which produces MKKLITIAAALVLCLSVSARAESSRRSTSVSGSHADKLLLGIDGSFGLPIGNYADVNGVGGGVLLTAEYPIIEQLAATARIGFNYQLDKSPVAGTDVHVHSVPVLLGAKYYLMPDHQGIFGAAEIGMFDLMSSVSSGGTSGSSNDVKFGGGIGLGWQMKQWNARVNLHSHDFGNFGDLMMVSAGVGYQFAGLF; this is translated from the coding sequence ATGAAGAAACTGATCACGATTGCAGCAGCCCTCGTTCTTTGTCTGTCCGTCTCGGCGCGTGCGGAGAGCTCGCGTCGCTCGACGTCCGTCTCCGGCAGCCACGCCGACAAGTTGCTCCTCGGCATCGATGGTTCGTTTGGTCTTCCCATCGGCAACTACGCTGACGTGAACGGCGTTGGCGGCGGCGTGCTGCTGACCGCGGAGTACCCGATCATCGAGCAACTGGCCGCCACGGCCCGCATCGGGTTCAACTACCAGCTCGACAAGAGCCCGGTTGCTGGCACGGACGTGCACGTGCACTCGGTCCCCGTCCTGCTCGGGGCGAAGTACTACCTGATGCCGGATCACCAGGGCATCTTCGGGGCCGCCGAGATTGGCATGTTCGACCTGATGTCGAGCGTCTCCAGCGGCGGCACGTCCGGCAGCTCGAACGACGTCAAGTTCGGCGGCGGCATCGGCCTCGGCTGGCAGATGAAGCAGTGGAACGCGCGCGTGAACCTGCACTCGCACGACTTCGGCAACTTCGGCGACCTGATGATGGTCTCCGCTGGTGTCGGGTACCAGTTCGCGGGCCTGTTCTAA
- a CDS encoding tetratricopeptide repeat protein, which yields MQLLGDRYRVERELGRGGMGRVFVAHDLKLDRDVALKVLPPGDHDARDVLRFEQEARAAGALDHPNVVAVHDIGTHDGAPYIISELLDGRTLRDALGSGPLPAEVALDHARQLAHGLAAAHAKGVIHRDLKPENLFITGQGVLKILDFGIAKLAVRPEPKQGITETGAVIGTIGYMAPEQVRGREADPRADVFAFGAILYEMLSGQRAFSRASRIETAFAVLNEEPAPLPPAVPRSIERIVRRCLAKDPAARYASGAELEGALVAAVPRRRRRLLLDVGLLLLAIGITLALSTSPALRDSVARLRGSAAAERPLKQLAVLPFRSVGGGPDGEAFAAGMAEVLNNKLRQLEQFQGTLRVVSGNEVVREGISTAREARRVFGATLALTGTLRWSGERLTVTSELVDTGTQLVLSARDADVERKEAGALATILLRRASEMLELELRPEANRAIGPGGDPVPGAFEFYLQGRGYLQRFDRMDSVEAALALFDKALARDERYAAAWAGRAEALLRKFERLKDSTLIPTARFSASRAVELDDRLAVAHVTMGLLHRVAGERPQAIASFQRALDLEPRSPDATRELARAYDDAGRVQDAEATFKRAIEVRPDYWAAYKDLGLFYNRHGRIADAIPPLRHVIELTPDNYNGYANLAAMHLRLGHYSDAAALLERSLALNRTAPAYSNLGMTYYFQKRYGDAAEMFLKAVELDPADDRVWGNYADALRYVPGKAADAARGYREAAAHARRQLGVNSRDAELRSRLAMYEVFAGEKKEALAEIEEALRDGREEGLVLFRSALVFEENGMRERALQSVRDALARGYSKEEIENAPPLDSLRRDDRYQRLVKGVP from the coding sequence ATGCAGCTGCTCGGCGATCGGTACCGGGTCGAGCGCGAGTTGGGTCGCGGCGGAATGGGCCGCGTCTTCGTGGCGCACGACCTGAAGCTCGATCGGGACGTCGCGCTCAAGGTGCTGCCGCCGGGCGACCACGACGCCCGCGACGTGCTCCGCTTCGAGCAGGAGGCGCGCGCCGCCGGAGCCCTGGATCATCCCAACGTCGTCGCGGTCCATGACATCGGCACGCACGACGGGGCCCCGTACATCATCTCCGAGCTGCTCGACGGCCGGACCCTGCGGGACGCGCTCGGCAGCGGACCTCTTCCCGCCGAGGTCGCGCTCGACCACGCCCGCCAGCTCGCGCACGGACTCGCGGCCGCTCACGCCAAGGGGGTGATCCACCGCGACCTGAAGCCGGAGAACCTCTTCATCACGGGGCAGGGCGTGTTGAAGATTCTCGACTTCGGCATCGCCAAGCTCGCCGTCCGTCCCGAGCCGAAGCAGGGAATCACCGAGACCGGAGCCGTCATCGGCACCATCGGATACATGGCGCCCGAGCAGGTGCGCGGGCGCGAAGCGGACCCCCGCGCGGACGTGTTCGCATTTGGCGCCATTCTCTACGAGATGCTCTCGGGCCAGCGCGCGTTCTCGCGCGCCTCGCGGATTGAGACCGCGTTCGCCGTCCTCAACGAGGAGCCCGCGCCGCTCCCGCCGGCAGTTCCCAGGTCGATCGAAAGGATCGTCCGGCGTTGCCTCGCGAAGGATCCCGCGGCGCGATACGCGTCCGGTGCCGAGCTGGAAGGGGCGCTGGTGGCCGCAGTGCCTCGTCGCCGCCGGCGTCTGTTGCTGGACGTCGGCTTGCTCCTGCTCGCGATCGGGATCACGCTCGCGCTTTCCACCTCTCCCGCGCTGCGCGACTCGGTCGCGCGCCTGCGCGGAAGTGCCGCGGCGGAGCGGCCGCTGAAGCAGCTTGCGGTGCTCCCCTTCCGATCCGTCGGCGGCGGACCGGACGGCGAAGCCTTCGCAGCAGGAATGGCAGAGGTGCTGAACAACAAACTCCGCCAGCTGGAGCAGTTCCAGGGAACCCTACGCGTAGTTTCCGGGAATGAGGTCGTAAGAGAAGGGATCTCGACTGCGCGCGAAGCGCGGCGGGTCTTTGGCGCCACTCTCGCGCTCACCGGCACGCTGCGCTGGTCGGGCGAGCGGCTGACGGTGACGTCGGAGCTGGTGGACACGGGCACGCAGCTGGTTCTGTCGGCGCGTGACGCCGACGTCGAACGGAAGGAGGCCGGAGCCCTCGCGACAATCCTCCTCCGGCGCGCTTCGGAGATGCTGGAGCTGGAGCTGCGGCCGGAGGCGAACCGCGCGATCGGCCCAGGTGGCGACCCGGTTCCCGGCGCCTTTGAATTCTATCTTCAGGGAAGGGGGTACCTGCAGCGCTTCGATCGGATGGACAGCGTAGAAGCGGCCCTCGCACTGTTCGACAAGGCATTGGCGCGCGACGAACGCTACGCGGCAGCCTGGGCAGGTCGCGCCGAGGCGCTCCTGCGCAAGTTCGAGCGCTTGAAGGATTCCACCCTCATTCCAACCGCGCGCTTCAGCGCCAGCCGCGCGGTGGAGCTCGACGATCGCCTGGCGGTGGCGCACGTGACCATGGGTCTGCTTCACCGCGTCGCCGGCGAACGCCCTCAGGCGATCGCCAGTTTCCAGCGCGCGCTCGACCTGGAGCCGCGCAGTCCGGATGCAACCCGCGAGCTTGCGCGAGCCTACGACGACGCCGGCCGCGTGCAGGATGCCGAGGCGACGTTCAAGCGCGCGATCGAGGTCCGGCCGGATTACTGGGCGGCATACAAGGACCTGGGACTCTTCTACAACCGCCATGGCCGCATCGCGGACGCCATTCCGCCCCTTCGACACGTCATCGAGCTGACGCCGGACAACTACAACGGCTACGCCAACCTTGCCGCCATGCACTTGCGGCTTGGGCACTACTCCGATGCCGCGGCCCTCCTCGAGCGATCGCTTGCGCTGAACCGCACCGCTCCTGCGTATTCCAATCTGGGAATGACGTATTATTTCCAGAAGCGATACGGCGACGCCGCGGAGATGTTCCTCAAGGCGGTGGAGCTCGATCCCGCGGATGACCGCGTCTGGGGAAACTATGCGGACGCGCTGCGCTACGTGCCTGGCAAGGCCGCCGACGCGGCTCGCGGCTATCGCGAGGCCGCGGCACACGCTCGCAGGCAACTGGGCGTCAACTCGCGCGACGCCGAGCTCCGTTCGCGGCTCGCAATGTACGAGGTCTTCGCGGGTGAGAAGAAAGAGGCGCTCGCAGAGATCGAGGAGGCACTGCGGGACGGACGCGAGGAAGGATTGGTGTTGTTCCGGTCGGCGCTCGTCTTCGAGGAGAACGGAATGCGCGAAAGGGCCCTGCAGTCCGTGCGCGATGCGCTTGCAAGAGGTTATTCGAAGGAGGAGATCGAGAACGCGCCGCCCCTCGATTCGTTGCGGCGCGACGACCGGTATCAACGACTCGTCAAGGGGGTCCCATGA
- a CDS encoding DUF2807 domain-containing protein, protein MPRCALALAVVSLSSTAALARAEERNVPDFNAVNVASGIRATVEIGPRRPVRVEAKDDVLDLVETRVEDGALHIGFKPHSRWKGESRVTVTIQTPDLRAIGASGGAIVRATFTRADESAIEVSGGSEIRARGIDTARLSVHGSGGAQLDVQGRADSLDLQISGGTRLHGRDLSVKDVDLQASGGSEGDLRANGRIRGSLSGGSELHVRGGAKARVATSGGSSVEIED, encoded by the coding sequence ATGCCGCGCTGCGCTCTCGCTCTCGCTGTCGTCTCGCTCTCTTCCACCGCCGCTCTCGCCCGCGCGGAGGAACGCAATGTCCCCGATTTCAACGCCGTCAACGTGGCTTCGGGAATCCGGGCGACCGTCGAGATCGGTCCGCGCAGGCCGGTCCGCGTCGAGGCCAAGGACGACGTCCTCGACCTGGTGGAGACGCGCGTGGAGGACGGGGCGCTGCACATCGGATTCAAGCCGCACTCCCGCTGGAAGGGTGAGAGCCGGGTGACCGTGACCATCCAGACGCCGGACCTCCGCGCCATCGGCGCCAGCGGCGGCGCGATCGTCCGCGCCACCTTCACCCGTGCCGACGAGAGCGCGATCGAGGTCAGCGGCGGAAGCGAGATCCGCGCGCGCGGAATCGACACAGCCCGTCTGTCGGTGCACGGATCCGGCGGCGCGCAGCTGGACGTCCAGGGCCGCGCGGACAGCCTGGATTTGCAGATATCCGGCGGCACGCGTCTGCATGGACGGGATCTCTCCGTGAAGGACGTCGACCTGCAGGCCAGCGGCGGTTCGGAGGGCGACCTGCGGGCGAACGGCCGCATCCGCGGGAGCCTCTCCGGCGGATCGGAGCTGCACGTGCGTGGCGGAGCGAAGGCAAGGGTCGCGACGTCGGGGGGCTCGTCGGTCGAGATCGAGGATTGA